From Pseudomonas sp. CCI4.2, one genomic window encodes:
- a CDS encoding retention module-containing protein, translating into MAKLIGTITHVVGEVFAVAGDGARRALVAGDRVFAGEQLQTGPLGAVAVHLADGGELTLGRDSSMPLTPEILANHATHIDTPDTMAPSQAQLTDVQELQRAIAAGDDPTKVADPTAAGPTVNGVPGEQGGGHSFVLLTEVGGSVAPTVGFPTAGLSSSAIFPEGQVATLPDNGSGTPAVVVAPPDTSISIVGLDVSGGELTVNEANLPLGSASNPSALTQSASFTINAADGVKGLTIGGVSVITNGTASGFPQAIDTGLGNTLTVTGYNPVTGVVTYTYTLNGAETHSPGDGANNLIDHLPVVATNNDGNVATGSVDVNITDDVPTAINDSNPGTATENLITLAGNVLTNDIQGADRIPTGPIVAGTFVGTYGTLVLAVDGTYTYTLNPNNPGFVALHGGNGNGTETFTYTLKDADGDTSQANLVLQIHNNDNGVIIAGLNGEGTDATVYEKNLATGSSPDATALTQNGTFTVTANDGVQSLSIGGLNVVVAGVASGVGQSLTTGLGNTLTITGYNAGTGVVSYSYTLNGADTHPTGNGANSLTEHFAVVSTDTGGSVGNASLNVSVVDDVPTAINDSNPGTATENLITLAGNVLTNDIQGADRIPTGPIVAGTFVGTYGTLVLAVDGTYTYTLNPNNPDFVALHGGNGNGTETFTYTLKDADGDTSQANLVLQIHNNDNGVIITGLNGEGPDDTVYEKNLATGSSPDATALTQNGTFTVTANDGVQSLSIGGLNVVVAGVASGVGQSLTTGLGNTLTITGYNAGTGVVSYSYTLNGADTHPTGNGANSLTEHFNVVATNNDGDTSNASLNVNVIDDVPTAHGDSNPYSATETNPVLMGNVLINDVQGADRIASGPIVGGTFAGTYGTLVLETDGSYTYTLNPHDADFIALHGGANGTEVFTYTLKDADGDTSQANLVLTIHNNGQPVTVDGLNVCGGELTVYEKNLSNGSSPNAAALTQHGEFVVHAPDGLQSLNVGGINVVSGGVVQGFPGSVSTVIGSLLTVTGYNAQTGVVSYSYTLQHNALQADDNGANSISEHFTVVATDSDGSSASGVIDVNVVDDVPTAHADTVGVVEGGTVSGNVLINDVMGADGPGAGGPVVGVRAGGDTSQAAYGGLGASIDGVYGTLVLDASGNATYHSNQDSVGHSGAHDVFTYSIRDADGDVSTTTLTINVSDSCLKAVSAQGVTVFENALDLTQSGHDLAPGTVIGSTPDSPAETASGTLVGAVSGAVGAVSFSLVGSADGTLVGQYGEIHLNGDGTYTYTLTSAPKTSPVANDGANVEHEIFTYQATDASGNSVSNSLVINIVDDVPTAVSSERTSTVVGVDSNVLLIIDVSSSMADASGVSGLSRLDLEKQAISTLLDKYQDLGDVKVQIVTFSDSAADKTPVWVDVSAAKAIIGTLTAGGETNYDAAVAAAKQAFPTDGAIAGAQNVAYFLSDGNPTIGENLSPSDEAAWKAFLNSNDIKAYAIGLGSGITNTYLDPLAYDGSTHTDTNAVLVTDLSALNSVLSGTVQSTPITGSLMTGGTFGADGGFIKAIVVDGTSYLYDPKANNGQGGLSVSGTSHGTFDSSTHSATVASNDGGTLVVDMDNGQYTYTPPKIGSTAVTETFGFVASDNDGDTAGANLVVHVNPSAAPVAVAVADVAVALADNVITNILSPTLTVAAQLLLANNTDSNGDKLTTTSTTFTTGWAAKGADFTATNANAINFASTSNSSANQLKTVERSDFFNSASALTALVVLNGYLGATNAEAANAQDTYTVTLHKGETVTLNNSQDDSHVSTQWQDGNGVLSTIADGHSFTATDDGVYHLHVTNIVNTSGATSATGDENYQLQLTVNYAGAQDVTADSHGSYTVTDSHGGTSVADVALHYQAGDTVQGTNHNDILIGGPGDVHLHGGDGDDVLQAGSGNNELFGDNGNDVLISGPGNDLLDGGAGNNTASYVNATAGVHVDLSITTAQNTLGAGTDTLVNIQNLIGSHFNDTLIGDGGDNIINGGLGNNTLTGGGGNDTFKWDQGNVGHDLVTDFSIGVDKLDLSQLLQGDNSSSASLDDYLHFKVTGAGASVVTTIEVNPIVGQAPTQTIDLAGVDLANHYGVTPGSGGMVASGHDTASIITGMISDHSLKVDTV; encoded by the coding sequence ATGGCCAAGTTGATCGGTACCATCACGCACGTTGTGGGTGAAGTCTTCGCGGTGGCAGGTGATGGGGCCCGCCGTGCTTTAGTAGCAGGTGATCGGGTGTTCGCAGGCGAGCAGCTGCAAACCGGACCCCTAGGTGCTGTTGCCGTGCACCTTGCGGACGGTGGCGAACTGACGTTGGGGCGAGACAGCAGCATGCCGCTGACCCCCGAAATTCTGGCCAACCATGCAACACACATCGACACTCCGGACACGATGGCGCCGAGCCAGGCGCAGTTGACCGATGTGCAAGAATTGCAACGCGCCATCGCGGCCGGTGATGACCCGACCAAAGTCGCTGATCCAACCGCCGCAGGTCCCACCGTCAATGGTGTTCCTGGCGAGCAAGGGGGCGGGCACTCCTTTGTATTGCTAACGGAAGTGGGTGGGTCAGTTGCGCCGACAGTCGGTTTCCCGACGGCGGGATTGAGCAGCTCAGCGATATTTCCTGAAGGTCAGGTCGCTACTCTTCCCGATAACGGCTCGGGCACGCCGGCAGTGGTCGTTGCGCCGCCTGACACCAGTATCAGTATCGTCGGATTGGACGTGAGTGGCGGCGAGTTGACTGTAAACGAGGCCAATTTACCTTTGGGGTCGGCGTCCAATCCGAGTGCTTTGACCCAAAGCGCAAGCTTCACGATCAACGCGGCGGACGGTGTGAAAGGTTTGACCATTGGCGGCGTCAGCGTTATCACCAACGGCACGGCCAGTGGATTTCCCCAAGCGATTGATACCGGGCTCGGCAATACCCTGACTGTGACCGGCTACAACCCGGTGACCGGCGTAGTCACCTACACCTATACCCTCAACGGCGCCGAAACCCACTCACCGGGCGATGGTGCTAACAACCTGATTGACCATCTGCCGGTGGTAGCGACCAACAACGACGGCAACGTGGCCACTGGCAGTGTCGACGTCAACATCACCGATGACGTGCCCACTGCGATCAACGACAGCAACCCCGGCACCGCCACCGAAAACCTGATCACCTTGGCCGGCAACGTATTAACCAACGACATCCAGGGCGCCGACCGAATCCCGACGGGACCGATTGTGGCCGGGACGTTCGTCGGAACCTACGGCACCCTCGTGCTGGCAGTGGACGGCACTTATACCTACACCCTCAATCCCAATAACCCGGGCTTCGTCGCCTTGCACGGCGGCAACGGTAACGGCACGGAGACGTTCACCTATACGCTTAAAGATGCCGACGGCGATACCAGCCAGGCGAACCTGGTGTTGCAGATCCACAACAACGATAACGGCGTGATTATTGCTGGCCTGAATGGCGAGGGCACCGACGCCACGGTGTATGAGAAAAACCTCGCTACCGGCAGCAGCCCGGACGCGACCGCGTTGACCCAAAACGGCACCTTTACCGTGACCGCCAACGACGGGGTCCAAAGCTTGTCCATCGGCGGCCTCAACGTGGTGGTGGCTGGCGTGGCCAGCGGTGTTGGCCAGTCGTTGACTACCGGATTGGGCAACACCCTGACCATCACCGGTTACAACGCTGGAACCGGGGTGGTCAGTTACAGCTACACCCTGAACGGCGCCGACACCCACCCAACCGGCAATGGCGCTAACAGCCTTACCGAGCATTTCGCCGTGGTCTCCACTGACACCGGAGGTTCGGTGGGCAACGCTTCGTTGAACGTCAGCGTGGTCGATGACGTGCCCACTGCGATCAACGACAGCAACCCCGGCACCGCCACCGAAAACCTGATCACCTTGGCCGGCAACGTATTAACCAACGACATCCAAGGCGCCGACCGGATCCCGACGGGACCGATTGTGGCCGGGACGTTCGTCGGAACCTACGGCACTCTCGTGCTGGCAGTGGACGGCACGTATACCTACACCCTCAATCCGAATAACCCGGACTTCGTCGCCTTGCACGGCGGCAACGGTAACGGCACGGAGACGTTCACCTATACGCTTAAAGATGCCGACGGCGATACCAGCCAGGCGAACCTGGTGTTGCAGATCCACAACAACGATAACGGCGTGATTATCACCGGCCTGAATGGCGAAGGTCCCGACGACACGGTGTATGAGAAAAACCTCGCTACCGGCAGCAGCCCGGACGCGACCGCGTTGACCCAAAACGGCACCTTTACCGTGACCGCCAACGATGGGGTGCAAAGCTTGTCCATCGGCGGCCTCAACGTTGTGGTGGCTGGCGTGGCCAGCGGTGTCGGCCAGTCGTTGACCACCGGATTGGGCAACACCCTGACCATCACCGGTTACAACGCTGGAACCGGGGTGGTCAGTTACAGCTACACCCTGAACGGCGCCGACACCCACCCAACCGGCAATGGCGCTAACAGCCTTACCGAGCATTTCAATGTTGTGGCTACCAATAACGATGGTGACACGTCGAATGCGTCTTTAAACGTCAACGTCATTGATGACGTGCCCACCGCCCACGGTGATAGCAACCCGTACTCCGCCACAGAAACCAACCCGGTCTTGATGGGTAACGTGCTGATCAACGACGTTCAAGGTGCAGACCGGATCGCCAGCGGGCCAATTGTCGGCGGCACGTTCGCCGGTACCTACGGCACGTTGGTGCTGGAGACCGACGGTTCTTATACCTACACGCTCAACCCCCACGATGCGGATTTCATCGCCCTGCACGGCGGCGCCAATGGTACTGAAGTGTTTACTTACACGCTCAAGGATGCCGACGGCGATACCAGCCAGGCGAACCTGGTGCTAACCATTCATAACAACGGTCAACCGGTGACTGTCGATGGCCTGAACGTGTGCGGCGGCGAGCTGACCGTTTATGAGAAAAACCTCAGCAACGGCTCCAGCCCGAATGCAGCGGCACTGACCCAGCACGGCGAGTTTGTGGTTCATGCCCCGGATGGGTTGCAGAGCCTCAATGTCGGCGGAATCAACGTCGTCAGTGGTGGGGTGGTGCAAGGCTTCCCTGGCTCGGTTTCAACGGTCATTGGCAGTTTACTAACGGTGACCGGTTATAACGCCCAAACCGGCGTGGTCAGCTACAGCTACACCCTTCAACACAACGCATTGCAGGCCGACGACAACGGTGCCAACAGCATCAGCGAACACTTCACGGTGGTCGCCACCGACAGCGACGGCAGCTCGGCGTCTGGCGTCATTGACGTCAATGTGGTTGATGACGTGCCGACTGCCCATGCCGATACTGTCGGCGTGGTGGAGGGCGGGACCGTCAGCGGCAACGTATTGATCAATGACGTCATGGGGGCTGACGGACCTGGCGCGGGAGGCCCGGTGGTGGGCGTGCGTGCCGGTGGTGACACTTCGCAAGCAGCCTACGGAGGCTTGGGCGCTTCCATCGACGGGGTTTACGGCACGCTGGTGCTGGATGCATCGGGCAATGCGACCTACCACAGCAATCAGGATTCGGTGGGTCATTCAGGTGCGCATGATGTGTTCACTTATTCAATCCGCGATGCAGACGGCGATGTCAGTACCACGACGCTCACTATAAACGTGTCTGATTCCTGCCTTAAGGCGGTCTCCGCCCAAGGGGTCACGGTGTTTGAAAATGCCTTGGACTTGACCCAAAGTGGCCACGACCTGGCCCCTGGCACGGTGATTGGTAGCACGCCGGATTCCCCCGCGGAAACCGCTTCTGGCACGTTGGTGGGCGCGGTGTCCGGGGCGGTGGGCGCGGTCAGCTTCAGTTTGGTCGGCAGCGCTGACGGAACGCTGGTGGGCCAATACGGAGAGATTCATCTCAACGGCGATGGCACCTATACCTATACCCTGACGTCCGCACCAAAAACCTCGCCCGTTGCTAACGATGGAGCAAACGTTGAGCACGAGATCTTCACTTACCAGGCCACCGACGCCTCGGGCAACTCGGTAAGTAACTCCTTGGTCATCAACATTGTCGATGACGTGCCAACAGCCGTTAGCAGCGAACGCACCTCGACCGTGGTGGGGGTCGATTCGAACGTGCTGCTGATCATTGATGTCTCCAGCAGCATGGCCGATGCGTCGGGCGTTTCCGGCTTGTCACGCCTGGACCTGGAGAAACAGGCGATCAGCACGTTACTCGACAAGTATCAGGACTTGGGTGATGTGAAGGTTCAGATCGTTACTTTCAGCGATTCGGCGGCGGACAAAACGCCAGTGTGGGTCGATGTCAGCGCGGCCAAAGCGATCATTGGCACACTGACCGCGGGCGGCGAAACCAATTACGATGCGGCCGTCGCGGCAGCCAAGCAGGCATTCCCCACCGACGGTGCAATTGCGGGTGCGCAAAATGTCGCGTACTTCCTGTCAGACGGTAACCCGACCATCGGCGAGAACCTGAGTCCGTCCGACGAGGCCGCGTGGAAAGCTTTCCTCAATTCCAATGACATCAAGGCCTACGCGATTGGCCTGGGCTCCGGCATCACCAACACCTACCTCGATCCTTTGGCGTATGACGGCAGTACTCACACCGACACCAATGCGGTGCTGGTCACCGACTTGAGCGCACTCAATTCGGTTCTGAGCGGTACGGTGCAAAGCACGCCTATTACCGGCAGCCTGATGACCGGAGGCACTTTTGGTGCCGATGGTGGGTTTATCAAGGCGATCGTCGTTGATGGGACGTCCTACCTCTATGACCCCAAAGCCAACAACGGACAGGGCGGCCTTAGCGTATCGGGTACCAGCCACGGCACGTTTGACTCAAGCACTCACAGCGCCACGGTCGCTAGCAACGATGGCGGCACGCTGGTGGTGGACATGGACAATGGCCAATACACCTACACGCCGCCAAAAATCGGCAGCACGGCGGTGACAGAAACCTTTGGTTTTGTGGCGAGCGATAACGACGGCGACACGGCTGGCGCCAATCTGGTGGTTCACGTCAATCCGAGCGCCGCCCCGGTGGCGGTGGCGGTGGCGGACGTGGCCGTGGCGCTGGCCGACAATGTCATCACCAACATTCTGTCGCCGACCCTTACGGTGGCGGCGCAGTTGTTGTTGGCCAATAACACCGATTCTAATGGCGACAAACTGACGACCACTTCCACCACCTTCACCACGGGGTGGGCGGCAAAAGGTGCCGACTTCACTGCGACCAATGCGAACGCCATCAACTTTGCCAGTACCAGCAATAGCAGCGCCAATCAGCTGAAAACCGTGGAGCGCAGCGACTTTTTCAACAGCGCCTCGGCGTTGACGGCATTGGTGGTGCTTAACGGGTATTTGGGCGCAACCAACGCTGAGGCTGCCAACGCGCAAGACACCTACACCGTGACCCTGCACAAAGGCGAAACCGTGACCCTGAATAACTCTCAGGATGACAGTCACGTTTCAACGCAATGGCAGGACGGCAATGGTGTGCTCTCCACCATTGCCGATGGGCATTCGTTTACGGCCACCGACGATGGTGTGTATCACCTACATGTGACCAACATCGTCAACACCAGCGGTGCGACGAGCGCAACGGGGGACGAAAACTACCAACTTCAATTGACGGTCAATTACGCCGGTGCGCAAGACGTGACGGCGGATTCTCACGGCAGCTACACCGTCACTGACAGTCACGGTGGCACCAGCGTCGCGGACGTCGCCCTGCATTATCAAGCGGGCGACACGGTGCAAGGCACCAACCACAACGACATATTGATCGGCGGCCCAGGCGACGTTCATCTGCACGGCGGCGATGGTGATGACGTGTTGCAGGCCGGCAGCGGTAATAACGAGTTGTTTGGCGACAACGGCAACGATGTATTGATCAGCGGGCCGGGTAATGACTTGCTCGACGGCGGCGCGGGCAACAACACCGCCAGCTACGTCAACGCCACGGCGGGGGTCCATGTTGATCTGAGCATCACCACCGCGCAGAACACACTCGGCGCCGGGACCGATACCCTGGTCAACATCCAAAACCTCATTGGCTCGCACTTCAACGACACCTTAATCGGGGACGGTGGCGATAACATCATCAATGGCGGTTTGGGCAACAATACCTTGACCGGTGGTGGCGGCAACGACACCTTCAAATGGGACCAAGGCAATGTTGGCCATGACCTGGTAACGGATTTCAGCATCGGCGTCGACAAGCTTGATCTGTCGCAATTACTGCAAGGTGATAACTCAAGCTCGGCGTCACTGGATGACTATCTGCACTTCAAAGTCACTGGCGCCGGGGCAAGCGTGGTTACCACGATTGAAGTCAACCCCATCGTTGGCCAAGCCCCGACCCAAACCATCGACCTGGCGGGGGTCGATCTGGCGAATCATTACGGCGTAACGCCGGGGTCGGGCGGGATGGTTGCGAGTGGGCATGACACGGCGTCCATCATCACCGGCATGATCAGTGATCACTCGTTGAAGGTGGATACGGTGTGA
- a CDS encoding TolC family outer membrane protein has protein sequence MRVLNPLCSAILLAMTCANAQAMSITEAIQSTIQYHPEIHSNSNNRLAANEDVKIAKGGYLPTVDLVAGYGREGTDSPTSRALTGNNGRETLNYTQSELRLRQMLFDGFNTPNEVQRTQSVVNSRAYYVQGVSEDVALRAIEVYLDVLKRRELLTLAKNNLQAHLRINDQIGLRSTRGVGTNADLDQSKARRALAEDNFYTAQVDLADAEANFFSAVGRMPDELETPPTIKGQVPVNLVDAQHSMLENNPYLKSAQADVQSAESQYEVAKSPFYPRFDAELATGANENLQGEPGYDNEWRAAVVMNYNLFNGSRDKARLQGDAYRINQSMDIRDNALRTLNENLSLAWHAMNNAHVQTPIAREYAETTTKVRAAYQDQFGLGQRTLLDLLDSENELFNAARRYTEVRYTEEYSMYRVLATTGDLLRQLRVVLPAEAVALSDVKSEAHLPELK, from the coding sequence ATGCGCGTTTTAAACCCCCTCTGCAGCGCAATTTTGTTAGCAATGACCTGTGCAAATGCTCAAGCCATGTCAATCACCGAGGCGATACAAAGCACTATCCAATATCACCCGGAGATTCACTCCAATTCGAACAATCGACTGGCCGCAAATGAAGACGTCAAAATTGCCAAGGGCGGGTACCTGCCGACTGTGGATTTAGTTGCCGGGTACGGCCGTGAGGGCACCGACAGCCCCACCAGCCGAGCGCTGACCGGTAACAACGGTAGAGAGACGCTCAACTACACCCAGTCTGAGCTGCGGTTGCGGCAAATGCTGTTCGATGGGTTCAATACACCCAACGAAGTTCAACGCACCCAGTCGGTGGTTAACTCCCGTGCCTATTACGTTCAAGGCGTATCGGAAGATGTCGCGTTGCGCGCCATCGAGGTGTACCTCGATGTGCTGAAGCGGCGAGAACTGTTGACCCTTGCCAAGAACAACCTTCAAGCGCACCTGCGTATCAATGATCAGATCGGCTTACGCAGCACCCGGGGTGTAGGCACCAATGCCGACCTCGACCAATCCAAAGCCCGTCGCGCCTTGGCAGAAGATAACTTCTATACCGCTCAGGTAGACCTGGCTGATGCAGAGGCGAACTTCTTCAGTGCCGTGGGCCGTATGCCCGACGAGCTGGAGACCCCGCCGACCATCAAAGGCCAAGTGCCGGTCAACTTGGTGGATGCCCAGCACTCGATGCTGGAAAACAACCCGTACTTGAAGTCAGCCCAAGCCGACGTGCAATCAGCAGAAAGCCAATACGAAGTCGCCAAATCACCGTTCTACCCGCGTTTCGATGCCGAGCTGGCAACCGGCGCCAACGAAAACTTGCAAGGCGAACCCGGCTACGACAATGAATGGCGCGCAGCCGTGGTGATGAATTACAACCTGTTCAACGGTAGCCGTGACAAGGCCCGCTTGCAGGGCGACGCATACCGCATCAATCAGTCCATGGACATTCGCGACAACGCCCTGCGCACGCTGAACGAAAACCTGTCGCTGGCCTGGCATGCCATGAATAACGCCCACGTCCAGACCCCCATCGCCCGGGAATATGCTGAAACCACGACCAAGGTTCGCGCGGCGTATCAGGATCAGTTCGGCCTCGGCCAGCGGACCCTGCTCGACTTGCTGGACAGTGAAAACGAACTGTTCAATGCCGCCCGCCGCTACACCGAGGTGCGTTACACCGAGGAGTACTCCATGTATCGCGTGCTAGCGACCACTGGCGATTTGTTGCGTCAATTGCGCGTGGTGTTACCCGCCGAAGCCGTGGCGCTCTCGGACGTCAAAAGCGAAGCCCATTTGCCCGAACTGAAATGA